One genomic region from bacterium encodes:
- a CDS encoding response regulator transcription factor, translating into MSTKPERQVGGRILVVDDEPHIVELVRYNLVHEGYDVIVAYDGHEAIEKARTAAPDLVVLDLMLPYVDGLEVCRALRRDSSVPILMLTAKDTEQDRVLGLELGADDYVAKPFSPRELVARVRAILRRTSRDAAPSEATVAVGGLALDPTTHEVRLRDRLVDLTAKEFDLLRLLMSHPNQVFTRDFLLEHIWGYEYFGSTRTVDMHISRLREKIEDDPIAPTYIMTVRGVGYKVKKDAG; encoded by the coding sequence ATGTCCACCAAGCCCGAACGGCAGGTCGGCGGCCGTATTCTCGTGGTCGACGACGAACCACACATCGTGGAGCTCGTTCGGTACAATCTCGTTCACGAGGGCTACGACGTCATCGTCGCCTACGACGGGCACGAGGCGATCGAGAAGGCCAGGACGGCGGCCCCGGATCTCGTGGTGCTGGACCTGATGCTCCCCTACGTGGACGGGCTCGAGGTGTGCCGGGCCCTGCGGCGCGACTCGTCGGTGCCGATTCTGATGCTGACCGCAAAAGACACGGAGCAGGACCGCGTCCTCGGGCTCGAACTGGGCGCCGACGACTACGTGGCCAAGCCGTTCAGCCCGCGGGAGCTGGTCGCCCGAGTCCGCGCCATCCTTCGCCGGACGAGCCGGGATGCAGCGCCCTCCGAGGCAACGGTGGCGGTGGGCGGGCTGGCGCTCGATCCCACGACACACGAGGTGCGGCTGCGCGATCGTCTCGTCGACCTGACCGCGAAGGAGTTTGATCTCCTGCGCCTCCTGATGAGCCACCCGAACCAGGTGTTCACGCGCGACTTTCTGCTGGAGCACATCTGGGGGTACGAGTACTTCGGCAGCACCCGGACTGTGGACATGCACATCAGCCGACTGCGCGAAAAAATCGAGGAC